The Virgibacillus dokdonensis genome includes a window with the following:
- a CDS encoding ABC transporter permease produces MKITLLFIRYNALQLKRKWYALPLVLLLPIFIVGLLAYITITFVTPDEQNPIQVGLVDLDQSKETKLFIDMLDETSELGSFIHVHKMSETVAKQKMENDEVSSYILFPEKFTYNLYQGNPVTLSMIGNPNQPIQSQMVYTIMESVTTHIRASQANVLTLNQYAKKLPLDDQERNEFVFEQFKEFVFYTLGRKQLIQEEQLINQATANPASYYSLGGWFIIFTTWLLLIYTGLHRDVTAKMEQRMMLYNVRQIQSIFAKLAVTLGFVCMPGLGLLFVLHILLGWDIQLVDAVRIMLVTILYSFCFLLAISIVEAFIRSHRMRLVVQISLTLAILLLSGSIVPTIYLPLLFQQMLPFTFSSEAFYWLQELLLHKRLYVDYIPLLLMTAIGFFVLSSITIGKERLHR; encoded by the coding sequence ATGAAAATAACATTATTGTTTATAAGATATAATGCACTGCAATTAAAGAGGAAGTGGTATGCACTTCCTCTTGTTTTGCTTCTCCCCATTTTTATCGTCGGCTTACTAGCGTATATTACCATAACATTTGTTACTCCAGATGAACAAAATCCTATACAAGTTGGACTAGTTGATTTAGATCAATCAAAGGAAACGAAGCTATTCATTGATATGTTGGATGAAACATCTGAACTTGGCAGCTTTATACATGTACATAAAATGAGTGAAACAGTAGCGAAACAAAAAATGGAGAATGATGAGGTCAGCTCCTACATACTATTCCCAGAGAAATTCACGTATAATTTATATCAAGGAAATCCAGTTACTTTATCAATGATAGGCAACCCAAATCAACCTATTCAAAGCCAAATGGTTTATACAATAATGGAGAGTGTGACAACACATATAAGGGCGTCTCAAGCAAATGTGCTCACGTTAAATCAATACGCCAAAAAACTCCCCTTAGATGATCAAGAACGAAATGAGTTTGTCTTTGAACAATTTAAGGAGTTTGTATTTTACACTTTAGGAAGAAAGCAGCTTATTCAAGAGGAGCAATTAATTAATCAGGCTACCGCCAATCCCGCTTCTTACTATAGTCTTGGTGGCTGGTTTATCATATTCACAACATGGTTACTACTTATATACACAGGATTACACCGTGATGTAACAGCAAAAATGGAACAAAGAATGATGCTCTACAATGTACGACAAATTCAATCGATATTTGCTAAACTAGCTGTAACATTGGGCTTCGTTTGTATGCCTGGTTTAGGTCTGTTATTTGTACTTCATATATTATTAGGTTGGGATATTCAACTCGTAGACGCAGTGAGGATTATGCTTGTTACTATTTTATATAGCTTTTGCTTCTTATTAGCCATTTCTATCGTAGAAGCTTTCATTCGTTCTCATCGGATGCGACTCGTCGTACAAATTAGCCTTACTTTGGCAATTCTTTTATTAAGTGGCTCTATCGTTCCAACGATTTATTTGCCGCTTTTATTTCAGCAAATGCTTCCCTTTACTTTTTCTTCGGAAGCATTCTACTGGCTGCAAGAATTATTACTACATAAA
- a CDS encoding DUF6583 family protein produces the protein MEETKKRKLSPKTLIGITIGAVILIGGTVAAYIFANLSDKQKYFLAEKESIEFMNEQIEQRYESEFDWLETTREKPTETNYELSAESDIPIIQGGMGIDPAQLINNSTISYTHAADMKNKKISGNLSANIGEIKVDNITFHLNSKQFMVGLPFLEQFISLKGENVGNLLQEIDSATFTGEEKIDFNILFEETLSEDDKEYIQEEYGKFIYDQLPDEAFKTESETIKVHDKSLETDKITMQLSEEKVKEILSKTLEKLRKDDKMKELFRQLLEEQLMGLAGMPEIKKEMDQTMEDYDTSLEKAKENIDGFQIPEGLTSTIWVHDDLIAQRDFNIQLGQNKERLTTIEFKGTQLLQEERQQFNLALNIEGGKVSLSGDLSWKDKKAEDSLKLAFDEQAFTYDGKETLKDGKRDFKRTISFQDPYTGDTQLIWNGTSNYKNDQMNEEHSFAFTDPNVDQNLFSLHANVEGKTVDSVEIPSKDKTTEIGTMNEQELMEYFETEVKPKFQGWMVEMLSATGNMEF, from the coding sequence ATGGAGGAAACAAAGAAACGTAAGTTGTCACCCAAAACATTGATTGGTATTACTATAGGGGCAGTAATACTAATTGGCGGAACTGTTGCGGCTTATATTTTCGCAAATTTATCGGATAAGCAGAAGTACTTTTTAGCAGAAAAAGAATCAATAGAGTTTATGAATGAACAAATTGAACAACGATATGAATCAGAATTTGATTGGTTAGAAACTACTAGAGAAAAGCCGACGGAAACAAATTATGAATTGTCAGCGGAATCCGATATTCCTATTATTCAAGGTGGTATGGGGATAGATCCTGCTCAACTAATCAATAATTCTACTATTTCTTACACACATGCTGCTGATATGAAAAATAAAAAAATATCTGGAAATCTATCAGCGAATATTGGAGAAATTAAAGTGGATAACATTACTTTTCATTTAAATTCCAAACAATTTATGGTAGGTTTACCGTTTCTGGAACAGTTCATCTCGTTAAAAGGTGAAAATGTTGGCAATTTATTGCAAGAAATCGATTCAGCTACTTTTACAGGCGAAGAAAAGATTGATTTTAATATATTATTTGAAGAAACACTATCTGAAGATGATAAAGAGTATATCCAAGAAGAATACGGCAAGTTTATTTATGACCAATTACCAGACGAAGCTTTCAAAACAGAAAGCGAGACGATTAAAGTCCATGATAAATCATTAGAAACTGACAAAATTACGATGCAATTAAGTGAAGAAAAAGTAAAAGAAATTTTAAGTAAAACTTTAGAAAAATTACGAAAAGATGATAAAATGAAAGAGCTTTTCCGTCAATTGTTAGAAGAACAATTAATGGGATTGGCAGGCATGCCTGAAATAAAAAAAGAGATGGACCAAACAATGGAAGATTATGATACTTCTTTAGAAAAAGCAAAAGAAAATATAGATGGATTTCAAATTCCAGAAGGTTTAACATCTACCATTTGGGTGCACGATGATTTAATTGCCCAACGAGATTTTAATATTCAACTCGGTCAAAACAAAGAACGACTTACTACAATCGAGTTTAAAGGTACACAACTTCTCCAAGAAGAAAGGCAGCAATTTAATCTCGCTTTAAATATAGAAGGCGGTAAAGTAAGCCTCTCCGGTGATTTGTCATGGAAAGATAAAAAGGCGGAGGATTCTCTGAAACTAGCGTTTGACGAACAAGCATTTACTTATGACGGTAAAGAAACGTTAAAAGATGGAAAACGCGATTTTAAACGTACGATTAGTTTTCAAGATCCATATACAGGTGACACACAACTCATTTGGAACGGTACATCTAATTATAAAAATGACCAAATGAACGAGGAACACAGCTTTGCTTTTACTGATCCAAATGTTGATCAAAATTTATTCTCACTTCATGCTAATGTTGAAGGAAAAACAGTAGACAGTGTAGAAATTCCGAGTAAAGATAAAACTACAGAAATTGGAACAATGAATGAACAAGAGCTTATGGAATATTTCGAAACGGAAGTTAAACCTAAATTCCAAGGCTGGATGGTAGAAATGCTATCAGCTACCGGAAACATGGAATTCTAA
- the pheT gene encoding phenylalanine--tRNA ligase subunit beta, which produces MLVSLNWLKNYVDITDISPEELASKITKSGIEVDGIEYVAEKSEHVVVGYVVSCEKHPNADKLNLCQVDVGEEEPLQIICGAPNVAQGQKVAVAKPGAVLPNNFKIKRVKLRGIESNGMICSLQELGIEEKYVPKDVADGIYVFPDDVTIGESVEPLLNLNDAVLEFDLTPNRADCLSMLGVAYEVGAILNRKVKLPSSNPKEGTEEAKDYIAVEVEAKEANPYYGAFVIRDVEIQQSPLWMRNYLIAAGIRPINNVVDITNYVLLEYGQPLHAFDYDKLGAKKIVVRHAKTNEKLVTLDEQERVLSQDHLVITDGKDPIALAGVMGGLSTEVTDTTKNVLLEAAYFDSSTVMKAVKATGLYSDSSTRFTKGVDPNRVKEAGLRACELMEKYANATITKGVVAYDALNREQKQVKVNVTEINKRLGTLLQPADVEDALQRLQFKFEKRSQEYLVYIPTRRGDISIFEDMLEEVARIYGYDKLPYTLPVGAGQAGGLTERQILIRKIKSLMEASGLMESRTYTLISENAANTLISPELTEANYVPIELALPMSEEHKYLRLSFLPEILRILTHNRARNEFDLGYYEIGKTFLTAESTLTKQPQERLRLAGAVTGNWVHHPWQQENKLVDFYVVKGILEKLFNYLNVAVVFKPCKHKDMHPGRTASLHLEGETIGFIGQLHPHLQKQFDLKETYVFDVDVEGLLEAYKNEPTYEEIPKYPSIGRDIAFVLDHTVLAAEVKQVIMDVGAPLVKHVSVFDVYEGEHLEAGKKSVAFHLVYQHAEKTLTDDEVQASYEQIIEAVKQKFNAYIRS; this is translated from the coding sequence ATGTTAGTATCATTAAATTGGTTAAAAAATTACGTAGATATAACAGATATAAGTCCAGAAGAGTTAGCTAGTAAAATTACAAAATCAGGAATCGAAGTCGATGGCATTGAATATGTAGCAGAGAAAAGCGAACATGTCGTCGTAGGCTACGTTGTATCCTGTGAGAAACACCCAAACGCTGATAAGCTTAACTTATGCCAAGTAGATGTTGGGGAGGAAGAACCGTTACAAATTATTTGTGGAGCTCCTAATGTAGCACAAGGGCAAAAAGTGGCTGTTGCCAAACCAGGAGCTGTCCTACCAAATAATTTCAAAATTAAACGGGTTAAGCTACGTGGGATTGAATCAAATGGAATGATTTGTTCTCTACAAGAACTCGGTATAGAAGAAAAATATGTACCAAAAGATGTGGCTGATGGCATCTATGTGTTTCCTGATGATGTGACAATTGGTGAGTCAGTGGAGCCACTATTAAACTTAAATGATGCTGTTTTAGAATTTGATTTAACTCCAAATCGTGCTGACTGCCTATCTATGTTAGGAGTTGCGTATGAAGTAGGGGCTATTTTAAACAGAAAGGTAAAACTGCCGAGTTCAAACCCAAAAGAGGGGACGGAAGAGGCAAAAGACTATATTGCTGTTGAAGTAGAAGCGAAGGAAGCTAATCCGTATTATGGTGCTTTTGTTATTCGTGATGTAGAGATCCAACAATCACCATTATGGATGCGAAATTATTTAATAGCAGCTGGGATTCGTCCAATTAATAACGTGGTGGATATAACGAATTATGTATTGCTGGAATACGGCCAGCCCCTACATGCGTTTGATTATGATAAATTAGGGGCGAAGAAAATCGTTGTTCGCCACGCTAAAACCAATGAAAAACTCGTTACATTGGATGAGCAAGAACGCGTATTATCACAAGATCATTTAGTTATCACGGATGGGAAAGATCCGATTGCTCTAGCAGGAGTAATGGGAGGTTTATCGACTGAAGTCACAGATACAACGAAAAATGTTTTACTTGAAGCAGCATATTTTGATTCTAGTACGGTAATGAAAGCAGTGAAGGCAACGGGTCTCTATAGTGATTCAAGTACACGATTTACGAAAGGCGTTGATCCAAATCGAGTAAAAGAAGCGGGACTTCGAGCGTGCGAGTTAATGGAAAAATACGCCAATGCGACAATTACAAAAGGAGTAGTAGCGTATGATGCATTAAACCGTGAGCAAAAACAGGTTAAAGTGAATGTAACTGAAATCAACAAGCGTCTGGGTACATTATTACAGCCTGCTGATGTAGAAGATGCTTTGCAACGCTTGCAATTTAAATTTGAAAAAAGAAGTCAAGAATATCTTGTATACATTCCAACGCGTAGAGGGGACATTAGCATTTTTGAAGATATGTTGGAAGAAGTAGCGCGTATTTACGGCTACGATAAATTGCCATACACATTGCCAGTTGGAGCTGGGCAAGCTGGGGGCCTTACAGAAAGACAAATATTAATTCGCAAAATAAAAAGCCTTATGGAAGCATCAGGGTTGATGGAGAGTCGCACATATACTTTAATTAGTGAAAATGCAGCTAATACGTTAATTAGCCCTGAGTTAACAGAAGCAAATTATGTTCCAATTGAATTAGCTTTACCGATGAGTGAAGAACATAAATATTTGCGCCTAAGTTTTTTACCTGAGATTTTGCGTATCCTAACTCATAACAGAGCACGTAATGAATTTGATCTAGGTTATTATGAGATTGGCAAAACATTTTTGACAGCAGAAAGCACTTTAACAAAACAACCACAAGAAAGACTTCGATTAGCTGGCGCTGTAACAGGAAATTGGGTTCATCATCCGTGGCAACAAGAAAATAAACTAGTTGATTTTTATGTTGTAAAAGGAATTTTAGAGAAACTTTTTAATTACTTAAATGTAGCAGTCGTTTTCAAGCCTTGTAAGCATAAAGACATGCACCCTGGAAGAACAGCATCTCTTCATTTGGAAGGCGAGACAATTGGGTTTATCGGTCAACTACACCCACACCTACAAAAGCAATTTGATCTAAAAGAAACATATGTATTTGATGTCGATGTCGAAGGGTTATTAGAGGCGTATAAAAACGAACCTACTTATGAGGAAATACCTAAATATCCATCTATTGGACGCGATATTGCTTTTGTTCTTGATCATACTGTGCTTGCAGCTGAAGTAAAACAAGTCATTATGGATGTCGGAGCACCGCTTGTGAAACATGTATCTGTATTTGATGTTTATGAAGGAGAGCATTTAGAAGCAGGCAAGAAGTCTGTAGCGTTTCATTTAGTATATCAGCATGCTGAGAAAACATTAACAGATGATGAGGTTCAAGCGTCTTACGAACAAATAATAGAAGCAGTCAAGCAGAAGTTTAACGCATATATTCGATCTTAA
- the rnhC gene encoding ribonuclease HIII, translated as MSQQVYQFSNTVIDKMKAYYASFLITPPQGALFRAKTNEAVITAYKSGKVLFQGASPEKAASLWTKDAKTASAQATYSNKVKTNSYTPSSQLFSSNHIGSDEAGTGDYFGPITVAAVYLTKAQISELKSMGVTDSKALTDLKIRHLARDIIQLNIPYSLIALRNEKYNQLQKKGWTQGKMKTMLHHHAIQRLIKKIDQSPLDGILIDQFCEPVVYKKHLASEKEVLSPSTFFMTKAESYSTSVAAASILARTSFLKQMDILSEQTGIELPKGASRKVDQTAAVIMKKYGEHCLTQIAKVHFANTKKAHAYLN; from the coding sequence ATGTCACAACAAGTATACCAATTTTCTAACACAGTCATAGACAAAATGAAAGCTTATTATGCAAGTTTTTTAATTACGCCACCCCAAGGTGCTCTGTTTCGAGCAAAAACAAACGAAGCCGTTATTACGGCATATAAATCAGGAAAAGTATTATTCCAGGGCGCTTCTCCAGAAAAAGCAGCTAGTCTGTGGACAAAAGATGCTAAAACTGCCTCCGCCCAAGCTACTTATTCCAACAAAGTGAAAACAAATTCCTATACGCCGAGTTCCCAACTGTTCTCTAGTAATCATATCGGTAGTGATGAAGCAGGGACAGGGGACTATTTCGGCCCTATTACTGTGGCTGCAGTCTATTTGACGAAAGCCCAAATTAGTGAATTAAAAAGCATGGGCGTAACAGACTCCAAAGCATTGACAGATTTAAAGATCCGTCATCTGGCAAGGGATATCATCCAATTAAACATCCCATATTCCCTGATTGCTTTACGTAATGAAAAATACAATCAATTACAGAAAAAAGGGTGGACACAAGGTAAAATGAAGACGATGCTCCATCATCATGCCATTCAACGCTTAATCAAAAAAATCGATCAAAGCCCATTAGATGGAATTCTTATTGACCAATTTTGTGAACCTGTTGTGTATAAAAAACATTTAGCCTCTGAAAAAGAAGTGCTATCACCATCCACTTTTTTCATGACAAAAGCAGAGAGTTACTCTACCTCCGTTGCCGCAGCTTCTATCCTTGCAAGAACTAGTTTTCTAAAACAGATGGATATATTATCAGAGCAAACAGGCATTGAATTGCCAAAGGGAGCTTCTCGAAAAGTGGATCAAACTGCAGCTGTTATTATGAAAAAGTACGGAGAACATTGCTTAACTCAAATCGCAAAGGTTCATTTTGCAAACACAAAAAAAGCACACGCTTACCTAAATTAG
- a CDS encoding TrmH family RNA methyltransferase, translating into MESIITSVKNTKVKNWKKLHTRKERENTNTFLVEGFHIVEEAFLSGWTMKELIIQEGISVPTWVKDIPVTVVKEPIFSTISQTDAPQGIAAVVAMRELYDIKQSPVLIVDAVQDPGNLGTMIRTADAAGFSEVILGEGTVDAFNHKVIRATQGSLFHIPIRKARLKEEIASLKKAGFEIWVTALEDAFNYTEVRPTLKTGLIVGNEGSGVRTQIMELADKWVTIPIYGKAESLNVSVASGILMYYLRS; encoded by the coding sequence ATGGAGTCAATAATTACATCTGTTAAAAATACAAAAGTGAAAAATTGGAAAAAGTTACACACTCGAAAAGAGCGAGAAAACACAAATACGTTTCTCGTTGAAGGTTTTCACATAGTTGAAGAAGCCTTTCTAAGTGGATGGACGATGAAAGAGTTAATTATTCAAGAAGGTATATCTGTACCTACGTGGGTAAAAGACATTCCCGTAACTGTGGTGAAAGAACCTATTTTTTCAACCATATCTCAAACGGATGCACCACAAGGAATTGCAGCTGTAGTGGCTATGAGAGAATTATATGACATAAAGCAAAGTCCTGTACTTATCGTCGATGCAGTGCAAGATCCTGGTAATCTTGGAACAATGATTAGGACGGCAGATGCAGCAGGTTTTTCAGAAGTAATTTTAGGAGAAGGAACGGTAGATGCTTTTAACCATAAAGTCATTCGGGCTACGCAAGGTTCTTTGTTCCATATTCCTATTAGGAAAGCCAGGTTAAAAGAGGAAATTGCTTCGCTTAAAAAAGCAGGTTTTGAAATATGGGTAACGGCTTTAGAGGATGCGTTCAATTATACAGAAGTAAGACCAACGCTGAAGACAGGACTTATTGTAGGAAATGAAGGAAGCGGTGTAAGAACACAAATAATGGAGTTAGCAGATAAATGGGTCACTATCCCAATTTATGGAAAAGCTGAATCACTAAATGTCAGTGTAGCTTCTGGAATATTAATGTACTATTTACGCTCATAA
- the pheS gene encoding phenylalanine--tRNA ligase subunit alpha, whose protein sequence is MKEQLKMIEQEALEKILQAKTTKELQDIKVTYLGKKGSLTSVLREMGKLSKEERPVIGELANKVRERLTLSLEKQLEKLEEIALEEQLEKETIDVTLPGRPVRFGGPHLLTRVIEEIEDLFIGMGFEIREGPEVETDYFNFEALNLPKNHPAREMQDTFFITKELLMRTQTSPVQARTMLEYGGNKPVKMISPGKVYRRDTDDATHSHQFTQIEGLYVDKDVKMSDLKGVLDVFTKKMYGNDREIRFRPSFFPFTEPSVEIDISCKACAGKGCSICKGSGWIEILGAGMVHPNVLSMAGYDPKVYSGFAFGMGPERIAMLKYGIKDIRQFYTNDIRFLTQYHNA, encoded by the coding sequence ATGAAAGAGCAGTTGAAAATGATTGAACAAGAAGCTTTGGAAAAGATTTTACAAGCTAAGACTACGAAAGAACTGCAAGATATTAAAGTAACCTACTTAGGTAAGAAAGGTTCACTTACAAGTGTGTTGCGAGAGATGGGGAAACTTTCTAAAGAAGAGCGCCCGGTTATTGGAGAACTTGCTAACAAAGTGCGTGAACGTTTAACCTTAAGCCTTGAGAAGCAACTGGAGAAATTGGAAGAAATTGCTTTAGAAGAACAATTAGAAAAAGAAACGATTGATGTAACACTTCCTGGCAGACCAGTGAGATTCGGAGGTCCGCATTTATTAACTAGAGTAATTGAAGAAATTGAAGATTTATTTATTGGAATGGGTTTTGAAATCAGAGAAGGACCTGAGGTAGAAACGGATTATTTTAATTTTGAAGCATTAAACTTACCGAAAAATCATCCAGCAAGGGAAATGCAGGACACCTTTTTTATTACGAAAGAGTTATTAATGCGTACACAAACGTCTCCTGTACAGGCACGTACGATGCTTGAATATGGTGGTAACAAGCCAGTAAAAATGATATCTCCTGGAAAAGTTTATCGTCGTGATACAGATGATGCCACTCATTCCCATCAGTTTACACAAATTGAAGGTCTATATGTAGATAAAGATGTGAAAATGAGTGATTTAAAAGGTGTGCTAGATGTCTTTACCAAAAAAATGTATGGCAATGATCGAGAAATTCGTTTTCGCCCAAGTTTTTTCCCGTTTACAGAGCCATCTGTAGAAATTGATATTTCTTGTAAAGCATGTGCAGGAAAAGGTTGCTCTATTTGTAAAGGCTCCGGATGGATTGAAATCTTAGGCGCGGGTATGGTACATCCAAATGTATTATCAATGGCTGGTTATGATCCAAAGGTTTACAGTGGATTTGCCTTCGGTATGGGACCTGAACGAATTGCGATGTTGAAATATGGAATTAAGGATATAAGGCAGTTTTACACGAATGACATTCGGTTTTTAACGCAATACCATAATGCTTAG
- the sspI gene encoding small acid-soluble spore protein SspI: MDLNLREAILSNIASNDQSQLEATIVDAVQSGEEKMLPGLGVLFELIWENAEEQDKDHMLEALEQGVKQATTQS; encoded by the coding sequence TTGGATTTAAATTTACGCGAAGCAATACTTAGCAATATTGCTTCCAATGACCAATCCCAATTGGAAGCAACTATTGTTGATGCTGTCCAGAGTGGAGAAGAAAAAATGCTTCCTGGACTAGGTGTATTATTCGAATTAATCTGGGAGAATGCGGAAGAACAAGATAAAGACCATATGTTAGAAGCTTTAGAACAAGGTGTAAAGCAAGCTACAACACAGTCCTAA
- the zapA gene encoding cell division protein ZapA: protein MANEEKTRTTVEIHNRTYTIIGTEPQNHIKLVASLVDQKMNEIQEANRQLDTTRLAVLTAVNTMNDYLKLKEEYASLLGSMKKKED from the coding sequence GTGGCCAATGAGGAAAAAACTCGAACAACTGTAGAGATACATAATCGTACCTATACAATTATAGGAACAGAGCCACAAAATCATATTAAATTGGTTGCCAGTTTAGTGGATCAAAAAATGAATGAAATCCAAGAAGCAAATAGGCAGCTTGATACGACAAGATTAGCTGTACTAACTGCTGTAAATACGATGAATGATTATTTGAAATTAAAAGAAGAGTATGCTTCTTTATTAGGTTCGATGAAGAAAAAGGAAGACT